Proteins co-encoded in one Leucobacter exalbidus genomic window:
- a CDS encoding FUSC family protein: MTVLDDHASDAEVAAATLWATETLAAPSGAVPADLRVQQLARALLAHAKLRAVPLTPQHASPAGQPSAPERAQATALSGTPAGPPVPAATPSAAPSAASAVATSGSPSQAPPQQPTLPVAKVPRQWGWSHWRPSTRMAVQAIIAASIAMFIGEAISSAHWYWAIITVFIIFSGAATRSSILTKAFRRVAGTAIGIVAGFIIVTLIGDHTPVIVIACILAVFCMLYFGPLNYTYSPLFISIMLVCFYHLTGLLNHSIMELRVGETLLGAVVGVLCAYFIMTTSSRPALVAQVDAYFDALDYLLRTVAGSLTSACTREEVANSLHQLDTAQAAVDRSLSSMSTAFIVDSPREESDAVHLMYIATRASAQLAQAAQAGPNATSSQTEPGTQQVPGAQQMPGARVISAAITEVLVSSEAAHHALSFPNEPEAVTAEQQLDRPNILSHIDQLPGSADDPATHALMALARTNWALHHITDRDATHA; this comes from the coding sequence ATGACGGTGCTTGACGACCACGCCTCTGACGCAGAGGTCGCGGCGGCGACATTGTGGGCCACCGAGACGCTTGCGGCGCCATCGGGTGCCGTGCCCGCTGATCTGCGTGTGCAGCAGCTCGCACGCGCGCTGCTGGCGCACGCCAAGCTGCGTGCGGTGCCGCTCACACCGCAGCACGCATCGCCCGCGGGCCAACCGTCCGCCCCCGAGCGCGCACAGGCAACGGCACTGTCAGGAACACCGGCAGGACCACCGGTACCGGCAGCAACACCCTCAGCAGCACCGTCAGCTGCGTCGGCCGTTGCAACCTCCGGGTCGCCGTCGCAGGCTCCCCCGCAGCAACCCACGCTTCCAGTCGCAAAGGTTCCCCGGCAGTGGGGATGGAGCCACTGGCGCCCCTCGACTCGCATGGCGGTGCAGGCGATCATTGCCGCCTCGATCGCGATGTTTATCGGCGAAGCTATCTCTTCGGCCCACTGGTACTGGGCCATCATCACCGTGTTCATTATTTTCTCGGGGGCCGCGACCCGCAGCAGCATTCTCACGAAGGCATTTCGCCGGGTAGCTGGCACCGCGATCGGCATTGTCGCCGGCTTCATCATCGTCACGCTCATTGGCGATCACACCCCCGTGATTGTGATCGCCTGCATTCTCGCGGTGTTCTGCATGCTCTACTTTGGGCCGCTCAACTACACCTATTCCCCGCTGTTCATTTCCATCATGCTCGTGTGCTTTTACCATCTGACGGGACTGCTTAATCACAGCATTATGGAGTTGCGCGTCGGCGAGACGCTGCTCGGAGCCGTCGTTGGGGTGCTGTGCGCCTACTTCATCATGACCACCAGTTCTCGACCCGCGCTAGTCGCCCAGGTTGACGCCTACTTTGATGCGCTCGATTATCTGTTGCGCACGGTCGCCGGGTCACTCACCTCGGCTTGCACCCGCGAAGAGGTGGCCAATAGCTTGCATCAGCTAGACACCGCCCAGGCCGCTGTTGACCGCTCGCTTTCGTCAATGTCGACCGCGTTCATCGTCGATTCACCCCGCGAGGAATCAGACGCCGTGCACCTCATGTACATTGCGACGCGGGCGTCAGCGCAACTCGCGCAGGCGGCGCAGGCTGGGCCAAACGCGACAAGCTCGCAGACGGAGCCCGGCACACAGCAGGTGCCCGGCGCACAGCAGATGCCCGGTGCTCGCGTCATCTCCGCAGCGATCACCGAGGTGCTGGTGTCATCTGAGGCCGCCCATCATGCGTTGAGTTTTCCCAATGAGCCGGAGGCCGTGACCGCTGAGCAGCAGCTTGACCGGCCCAATATTCTGTCGCACATCGATCAGCTGCCGGGCTCCGCTGATGACCCGGCCACCCATGCGCTGATGGCGCTTGCCCGGACGAACTGGGCGCTGCACCACATCACCGATCGAGACGCCACGCACGCCTAA
- a CDS encoding LysR family transcriptional regulator, with the protein MDLYQLRVLRELGDHGSVAATARSLGITSSSVSQTIATLQRTFTAPLTQKRGRSVELTEAGRSLAVAAIGVAEAMARAESAVDEFIGGVNRTVRVSAFHSAAIAFFPLLAARPPSATFPGVECVDEDVDRDSFPTLTARYDLVIGGRMSHTPPWDQQRLTVIPLLQEPMDIAMHESHPLAGKTQLHPADLLGTSWISTHAGFSPADLLQSISAAAGEPMRVAHRINDFGAASAMVAASSHLTIVPRHTVRPSLHEHVVLRPIVGVASTRHIDILMRPERVHHRAVAHVVAALHDIVQAQYAPLSDREAGTTPTR; encoded by the coding sequence ATGGATCTGTATCAGCTGCGGGTGCTGCGTGAACTTGGTGACCACGGCAGCGTCGCGGCCACCGCGCGCAGCCTGGGCATCACCTCGTCATCGGTGTCGCAAACGATCGCCACGCTACAGCGCACCTTCACCGCCCCGCTCACTCAGAAGCGCGGTAGATCGGTCGAGCTCACCGAGGCTGGCCGGTCGCTCGCCGTCGCCGCGATCGGGGTGGCCGAAGCGATGGCGCGCGCCGAATCAGCGGTTGATGAGTTCATCGGTGGCGTGAACCGTACCGTGCGGGTGAGCGCGTTTCACAGCGCTGCAATTGCGTTCTTTCCGCTGCTGGCGGCGCGACCCCCATCAGCTACGTTCCCCGGGGTGGAGTGCGTCGACGAAGACGTCGATCGTGACTCATTTCCGACCCTCACCGCGCGCTATGACCTTGTCATCGGCGGCCGTATGAGCCACACTCCCCCGTGGGATCAGCAGCGCCTCACCGTGATTCCGCTGTTGCAAGAGCCCATGGACATCGCCATGCATGAAAGCCACCCGCTCGCGGGCAAAACGCAGCTGCATCCCGCGGATCTGTTGGGCACGAGCTGGATCTCCACGCACGCAGGCTTTTCACCCGCCGATCTTTTGCAGAGCATCTCAGCGGCCGCCGGCGAACCGATGCGCGTCGCCCACCGTATCAATGACTTTGGCGCGGCCTCAGCCATGGTGGCGGCAAGCTCACACCTCACCATTGTTCCCCGTCATACCGTTCGCCCATCTCTCCATGAGCACGTCGTGCTGCGCCCCATTGTGGGCGTGGCCAGTACGCGGCACATCGACATATTGATGCGGCCAGAACGAGTGCACCACCGAGCGGTCGCCCACGTCGTTGCGGCGCTGCACGACATCGTTCAGGCTCAGTATGCGCCGCTCAGCGATCGTGAAGCGGGCACTACACCCACGAGGTAG
- a CDS encoding oleate hydratase, with protein MHYSSGNYEAFARPRKPAGVDDKTAWLVGGGLGGMAAAIFMVRDGQMAGDKITILEELNLPGGALDGIKYPEKGFVIRGGRELEDHMECLWDVMRSIPSLEVEGASMLDEFYWLNKDDPNSSKRRVTEKQGQDAGTNFKFGLSAKAQKEVVSIFLATRESMENKRIDEVFSKEFLASNFWLYWRTMFAFEEWHSALEMKLYLHRFVHQLGGFPDMTSLKFTKYNQYESFVLPMYTWLLDHGVKFQFGTTVTDVQFDISDGVKKATRIDWVRDGEAGGVDLTDNDIALITIGSLTENSNNGDHHTPAELKTGPAPAWDLWKSIAKKSPDFGRPEVFCSDIPKTKWESATVTTVDDRIPAYIEKISERDPFSGKVVTGGIVTARDSPWLMSWTVNRQPHFKAQKPTELVVWVYGLFVEEPGAYVKKALQDCTGEEITQEWLYQIGVPVEDIPELAATGAKTVPSMMPYVTSFFMPRQAGDRPAVVPEGSVNFAFIGQFAETTRDCIFTTEYSVRTAMEATYQLLGVERGVPEVYNSTYDLRFLLHATKILADGAELNLPGGHFAQRLLVNQFDKTEVGQLLTDFGLVPALGKTQAHDRSDDAIA; from the coding sequence ATGCATTACAGCAGTGGCAACTACGAGGCATTTGCCAGGCCGCGTAAACCCGCAGGCGTCGATGACAAGACAGCCTGGCTCGTTGGCGGCGGGCTCGGCGGCATGGCCGCCGCCATCTTCATGGTGCGCGATGGCCAGATGGCTGGCGACAAGATCACCATCCTCGAAGAGCTCAACCTCCCCGGCGGCGCGCTCGATGGCATCAAGTACCCCGAGAAGGGGTTCGTGATTCGTGGCGGGCGCGAGCTCGAAGACCACATGGAGTGCCTGTGGGATGTGATGCGGTCTATTCCGTCACTCGAGGTCGAGGGCGCCAGCATGCTCGACGAGTTCTACTGGCTCAATAAAGACGACCCCAACTCATCAAAGCGTCGCGTCACCGAGAAGCAGGGCCAAGACGCCGGCACCAACTTCAAGTTTGGCCTGAGCGCGAAGGCGCAGAAGGAAGTCGTCTCCATCTTCCTCGCGACGCGCGAGTCGATGGAGAACAAGCGCATCGACGAGGTGTTCAGCAAGGAATTCCTCGCCTCGAACTTCTGGCTCTACTGGCGCACCATGTTTGCGTTCGAAGAGTGGCACTCGGCGCTCGAAATGAAGCTCTACCTGCACCGCTTCGTGCACCAGCTGGGCGGCTTCCCCGATATGACGTCGCTGAAGTTCACCAAGTACAACCAGTACGAGTCATTCGTGCTGCCGATGTACACCTGGCTGCTTGATCACGGCGTCAAGTTCCAGTTCGGCACCACCGTCACCGATGTGCAGTTCGACATTAGCGACGGCGTCAAGAAGGCCACCCGCATCGATTGGGTGCGCGACGGTGAAGCCGGCGGCGTTGATCTCACCGACAACGACATCGCGCTCATCACGATTGGGTCGCTCACCGAAAACTCCAACAACGGTGACCACCACACCCCGGCAGAGCTGAAAACCGGCCCCGCCCCCGCGTGGGATCTGTGGAAGAGCATCGCCAAGAAGTCCCCCGATTTTGGTCGCCCCGAGGTGTTCTGCAGCGACATCCCCAAGACCAAGTGGGAGTCAGCCACCGTCACCACGGTCGATGACCGCATTCCCGCTTACATCGAGAAGATCTCCGAGCGCGATCCGTTCTCGGGCAAGGTCGTCACCGGCGGCATCGTGACGGCGCGCGACTCACCCTGGCTGATGAGCTGGACGGTGAACCGCCAGCCGCACTTCAAGGCGCAGAAGCCCACCGAGCTCGTGGTGTGGGTCTACGGCCTCTTTGTGGAGGAGCCCGGTGCCTACGTCAAGAAGGCGCTGCAGGACTGCACCGGCGAAGAGATCACGCAGGAGTGGCTCTACCAGATCGGCGTGCCCGTCGAAGATATCCCCGAGCTCGCCGCCACCGGCGCGAAGACCGTGCCCAGCATGATGCCGTACGTGACTTCGTTCTTTATGCCGCGACAGGCGGGCGATCGCCCGGCCGTGGTGCCAGAGGGCAGCGTGAACTTCGCCTTCATCGGCCAGTTCGCCGAAACCACGCGCGACTGCATCTTCACCACCGAGTACTCGGTGCGCACGGCCATGGAGGCCACGTACCAGCTACTCGGTGTGGAGCGCGGTGTTCCTGAGGTGTACAACTCGACCTACGATCTGCGCTTCTTGTTGCACGCCACCAAGATCCTCGCAGATGGCGCCGAGCTCAACCTGCCGGGTGGGCACTTTGCTCAGCGCCTCCTGGTGAACCAGTTCGACAAGACTGAAGTGGGTCAGCTGCTCACTGACTTTGGTCTGGTGCCCGCGCTCGGCAAGACCCAAGCGCACGACCGAAGTGACGACGCGATTGCTTAG
- a CDS encoding MFS transporter, translating to MTTRTTPAAEPPGAPRPRRAGTSPAGPNPSSPGGPSGPRVPLGRRTWLAIITVGFVGQLAWTIENMYLNVFVYNAITTDPTVIATMVACSAAAATLATIVVGAWSDRLGKRRAFISIGYIVWGLCTAAFGFLGLPDSTVSAAAPVVLTAIIAVIALDCVMSVFGSGANDAAFNAWVTDSTHVTNRGRVEGWLATLPLMSMLVVFALLDGLTRAGEWTLFFGIIGAVTTLTGIASWFLVRDREVPPTRTTVWAGIVHWLRPSTMRAHPALYLTLLTYAVLSISVQTFLPYVIIYLQHYLQIEAYAIALGITLLLAAVLSVIAGRIMDRVGKTRFLLPAVAVFAMGLVAMFFARDLIAVIASATVMMGGMMASLATVAAMTRDHTPAAHAGSIQGVRMILVVMVPMIIGPFIGAAAITGANNTFTELGVTKSVPGPEIFLAAAAVLLLVPITAFLRSRKVRS from the coding sequence ATGACCACTCGCACCACGCCTGCCGCCGAGCCACCGGGCGCACCCCGCCCGCGGCGCGCAGGCACCTCCCCAGCCGGGCCAAACCCGAGCAGCCCCGGCGGCCCGAGCGGCCCCCGCGTTCCGCTGGGCCGCCGCACCTGGCTCGCCATCATTACCGTTGGGTTCGTGGGCCAGCTCGCCTGGACCATCGAGAACATGTACCTCAACGTGTTCGTCTACAACGCCATCACCACCGATCCCACCGTCATCGCGACGATGGTGGCCTGCAGCGCCGCAGCAGCCACACTCGCCACCATCGTGGTGGGCGCCTGGTCTGATCGCTTGGGCAAGCGCCGAGCGTTCATCTCGATCGGTTACATCGTGTGGGGTCTGTGCACCGCAGCCTTTGGGTTCTTGGGGCTCCCCGACAGCACCGTCAGCGCAGCCGCCCCCGTCGTACTCACAGCGATTATCGCCGTCATCGCGCTCGACTGCGTCATGAGCGTCTTCGGATCAGGCGCCAACGATGCCGCCTTTAACGCGTGGGTCACCGACTCCACCCACGTCACCAACCGCGGCCGGGTCGAGGGCTGGCTCGCCACCCTGCCATTGATGTCGATGCTGGTGGTCTTCGCGCTGCTTGATGGGCTCACTCGCGCAGGCGAGTGGACGCTATTCTTTGGCATCATCGGCGCCGTCACCACGCTCACCGGAATTGCGAGCTGGTTTCTCGTGCGCGACCGCGAAGTTCCGCCCACCCGCACGACGGTGTGGGCAGGCATCGTGCACTGGTTACGCCCCAGCACCATGCGCGCGCACCCCGCGCTGTATCTCACGCTGCTCACCTACGCGGTGCTCAGCATCAGCGTGCAAACATTCTTACCCTATGTAATTATTTACCTTCAGCACTATTTGCAGATCGAGGCCTACGCCATCGCGCTCGGCATCACCCTGCTGCTCGCCGCCGTGCTCAGCGTGATCGCCGGGCGCATCATGGATCGCGTCGGCAAGACCCGGTTCTTACTCCCCGCGGTGGCCGTGTTCGCGATGGGGCTAGTCGCAATGTTCTTTGCCCGCGATCTCATCGCGGTCATCGCCTCGGCCACCGTCATGATGGGCGGCATGATGGCTTCCCTCGCCACCGTCGCCGCGATGACCCGCGACCACACCCCCGCCGCCCACGCCGGCAGCATTCAGGGGGTGCGCATGATCCTCGTGGTCATGGTGCCGATGATCATCGGCCCGTTCATCGGCGCGGCAGCCATCACGGGCGCCAACAATACCTTCACCGAGCTCGGCGTCACAAAGTCAGTGCCGGGCCCCGAGATCTTCTTGGCCGCAGCCGCTGTGCTGTTGCTCGTTCCCATCACCGCATTTCTGCGCTCCCGAAAGGTTCGCTCATGA
- a CDS encoding glycoside hydrolase family 2 protein, with the protein MTSPVASAFGYAADIPLAEYPRPQLARDSYLCLNGHWNYAFTAEAQPPAAWDGEILVPYSPEAQLSGVGRQLDPTEYLWYERTLKLPAGFRKERLLLHFGAVDQDCVVYLDGVQVGAHEGGYLPFTVDLTHAIGDDRAAHTLRVRVRDVTDQSYRSRGKQSLNRGGIWYTPQSGIWQTVWLESVAEAHVERLQIRPVLTDNPAESFAEITVHAPAATVPVEVIISESGVEVARAQGPAGETLRLPIPEVRPWSPADPFLYDVEVRLCDDVVTSYLGMRSVGIAPDALGKPRMMLNGTPYFHCGVLDQGYWPDGLYTPANDAALVRDIQAMKDLGFTMLRKHIKIEPLRWYYHCDRLGMLVWQDMVSGGERYKPLVITAPVLSPIKFNDRRYGLFGRADAAGRAEFLAELDATIELLQNAPSVVTWVPFNEAWGQFDANEVAQRVRRLDPDRIIDHASGWHDQGGGQLRSLHVYFRPIKPRRNWGADGRAVVVSEYGGYALRLPGHEFSEREFGYRRYATGAELTAAYAALHREQIAPAIDAGLSAMVYTQLSDVEDELNGILTYDRTVTKVDARVLRQVNQELHDRFAAATAGMETAVGSGSAATLPPVSPGAVAHPGRAAAAGGAVNGAAS; encoded by the coding sequence ATGACCAGTCCCGTCGCCTCCGCGTTTGGTTACGCCGCCGACATTCCGCTCGCCGAGTACCCGCGCCCGCAGCTCGCGCGCGACAGCTACCTCTGCTTGAACGGCCACTGGAACTATGCGTTCACGGCCGAGGCCCAGCCGCCGGCCGCGTGGGACGGCGAGATTTTGGTGCCCTACTCCCCTGAGGCGCAGCTGTCTGGGGTGGGCCGCCAGCTCGACCCCACCGAGTACCTCTGGTACGAACGCACGCTCAAACTCCCCGCTGGGTTTCGTAAGGAACGCCTGCTGCTGCACTTTGGGGCGGTTGACCAAGACTGCGTCGTGTACCTCGACGGTGTACAGGTGGGCGCGCACGAGGGCGGCTATCTTCCCTTCACAGTCGACCTTACGCACGCAATCGGCGACGATCGGGCCGCGCACACCCTGCGAGTGCGGGTGCGCGATGTCACCGACCAGAGCTACCGTTCGCGCGGCAAGCAGTCACTCAATCGCGGCGGCATTTGGTACACCCCGCAGTCGGGCATTTGGCAGACCGTGTGGCTCGAGTCGGTGGCCGAGGCCCACGTCGAACGCCTCCAGATTCGCCCCGTGCTCACCGACAACCCCGCCGAGAGTTTCGCCGAGATCACGGTGCACGCCCCGGCCGCCACCGTGCCCGTCGAGGTCATCATCAGTGAGAGCGGCGTCGAGGTAGCCCGCGCGCAAGGCCCCGCGGGTGAAACGCTGCGTCTCCCCATTCCCGAGGTGCGCCCGTGGAGCCCGGCAGACCCGTTCCTCTACGACGTCGAGGTGCGTCTGTGCGACGACGTCGTCACGAGCTACCTCGGCATGCGCTCGGTGGGTATCGCCCCCGATGCCCTCGGCAAGCCCCGCATGATGCTCAACGGCACCCCCTACTTTCACTGCGGAGTGCTCGACCAGGGCTACTGGCCCGACGGCCTCTACACCCCCGCCAACGACGCCGCGCTCGTGCGCGATATTCAGGCGATGAAAGACCTCGGGTTCACGATGCTGCGCAAGCACATCAAGATCGAGCCGCTGCGCTGGTACTACCACTGCGATCGCCTCGGCATGCTCGTGTGGCAAGACATGGTGAGCGGCGGCGAGCGCTATAAGCCGCTCGTGATCACGGCCCCGGTGCTCTCGCCGATTAAGTTCAACGACCGCCGGTATGGGCTGTTTGGGCGCGCAGATGCCGCGGGCCGCGCCGAGTTTCTGGCCGAGCTCGACGCGACGATCGAGCTGCTGCAGAACGCCCCGAGCGTTGTTACCTGGGTGCCGTTTAATGAGGCCTGGGGGCAGTTCGATGCCAATGAGGTGGCGCAGCGGGTGCGTCGCCTTGATCCGGATCGCATCATCGATCACGCCAGCGGCTGGCACGACCAGGGTGGCGGGCAGCTGCGCAGTTTGCACGTGTATTTCAGGCCGATTAAGCCGCGGCGCAACTGGGGCGCCGATGGTCGCGCCGTGGTCGTTTCTGAGTACGGCGGGTATGCGCTGCGGTTGCCCGGGCACGAGTTCAGTGAGCGCGAGTTTGGGTACCGCCGGTATGCGACCGGGGCCGAGCTCACGGCGGCCTATGCGGCGCTGCATCGCGAGCAGATTGCGCCCGCGATCGACGCGGGGCTGTCGGCGATGGTGTACACACAGCTCTCTGACGTTGAGGATGAGCTCAATGGCATTCTCACCTACGATCGCACGGTGACCAAGGTCGATGCCCGGGTGCTGCGCCAGGTGAATCAAGAGCTGCATGACCGGTTCGCGGCGGCTACGGCGGGCATGGAAACTGCGGTGGGCTCCGGATCAGCGGCCACCCTACCCCCGGTGTCGCCCGGTGCCGTGGCTCACCCGGGTCGCGCTGCCGCCGCGGGCGGGGCAGTAAACGGGGCGGCGAGCTAG
- a CDS encoding aldehyde dehydrogenase family protein, whose amino-acid sequence MTATLFIDGAWCSATAGGTRQIHCPADGTFVAEVDEAGPEDTIAAIRAARTSFDAGVWAQSPASARGDFLLKVAAGLRERKEEFARAEALDTGKRMVEARLDMDDIAACFDYFGKLAGQHTGRIVDAGDPNINSRIEVEPIGVCALITPWNYPLLQAAWKIAPALAAGCSFVLKPAELTPHTAILMIKLLDDLGLPAGVANLVLGAGATAGGPLSTHEDVDLVSFTGGLETGRLLAANAAGTVKKIALELGGKNPNIVFADADFDAALDNALNAAFVHSGQVCSAGTRLILEESIAERFTEEFVRRAEGIRLGGPFDDTAETGTLISAAHRDKVHAYVEAGIAEGARLRTGGTFGEGDLAGGYYYLPTVLDRVVRGMSVVRDEAFGPVVTIETFTTEDEAIAIANDTIYGLAGAVWSSEAGRGERIAKRLRHGTIWINDFHPYLPQAEWGGFKQSGFGRELGPTGLAEYQEMKHVYHNLTPAVTGWFPEH is encoded by the coding sequence ATGACCGCAACACTGTTCATTGACGGAGCCTGGTGCTCGGCCACGGCCGGCGGCACGAGGCAAATCCACTGCCCCGCAGACGGCACGTTTGTCGCCGAGGTTGACGAGGCCGGCCCCGAAGACACGATCGCGGCAATTCGCGCGGCGCGCACCTCATTCGACGCGGGCGTGTGGGCACAGAGCCCAGCTTCTGCGCGCGGCGACTTTTTGCTGAAGGTGGCCGCTGGGCTGCGCGAACGCAAAGAAGAGTTTGCCCGTGCTGAGGCCCTCGACACCGGCAAGCGCATGGTCGAGGCCCGCCTCGATATGGATGACATTGCCGCCTGCTTCGACTACTTTGGCAAGCTTGCCGGGCAGCACACCGGTCGCATCGTTGACGCGGGCGACCCCAACATCAACAGTCGCATCGAGGTCGAACCCATCGGCGTCTGCGCGCTGATCACCCCCTGGAACTACCCGCTGCTGCAGGCCGCCTGGAAGATCGCTCCGGCGCTTGCCGCGGGCTGCTCGTTCGTGCTGAAGCCCGCCGAGCTCACCCCGCACACCGCAATCTTGATGATCAAGCTGCTCGACGACCTCGGGCTGCCCGCGGGCGTCGCGAACCTCGTACTCGGTGCCGGCGCAACGGCGGGCGGACCGCTGTCCACGCACGAAGACGTTGACCTCGTCTCGTTCACCGGCGGCCTCGAAACGGGCCGGCTGCTCGCCGCGAACGCTGCGGGCACCGTGAAGAAGATCGCCCTCGAGCTGGGTGGCAAGAACCCCAACATCGTGTTTGCCGACGCCGATTTCGATGCGGCGCTCGACAACGCGCTGAACGCGGCATTCGTGCACTCGGGTCAGGTGTGCTCGGCCGGCACCCGCCTGATTCTCGAGGAGAGCATCGCCGAGCGCTTCACTGAAGAGTTCGTGCGCCGCGCTGAGGGCATCAGGCTTGGCGGCCCGTTCGACGACACCGCCGAAACCGGCACGCTGATCTCGGCGGCCCACCGCGACAAGGTGCACGCCTACGTTGAGGCCGGCATCGCCGAGGGCGCGCGCCTGCGCACCGGCGGCACATTCGGCGAGGGCGACCTGGCTGGCGGCTACTACTACCTCCCCACCGTGCTCGACCGGGTCGTGCGCGGCATGAGCGTGGTGCGCGACGAGGCATTCGGCCCCGTCGTCACCATCGAAACGTTCACCACCGAGGACGAAGCGATCGCAATCGCCAACGACACCATTTACGGTCTCGCGGGCGCCGTCTGGTCGAGCGAAGCCGGCCGCGGCGAGCGCATCGCCAAGCGGCTGCGTCACGGCACCATTTGGATCAACGATTTCCACCCCTACCTGCCGCAGGCGGAGTGGGGCGGTTTCAAGCAGTCGGGCTTTGGGCGTGAGCTCGGCCCGACCGGTCTTGCCGAGTACCAAGAGATGAAGCACGTTTATCACAACCTCACACCGGCCGTCACCGGCTGGTTCCCCGAGCACTAG
- a CDS encoding GMC family oxidoreductase — MHTTHSFDYVVVGGGSAGAAVAARLSEDPSVTVGLLEAGPHDADEQVVLQLDRWMELLESGFDWDYPIEPQQTGNSFMRHSRAKVLGGCSSHNSCIAFWTPREDLDEWAEKFGATGWSANETFPLITKLETNEDDGPLHGKSGPVNLMNVPQKDACGVALLDACEQAGIPRAQFNTGETVINGANFFQVNRLPNGTRGSSSVSYLHPIRDRENLTVLTGVHVKQLEFDSENRCTGALMLDNAFGRASRVTAAREVIVSAGAINTPQLLMLSGIGPREHLEEVGIEVRVDSPGVGSNLQDHPEGVVQWEAKQQMPRDSTQWWEIGVFAPTEEGLDRPDLMMHYGSVPFDMHTYRAGYPTADEMICLTPNVTHARSRGTVRLRSIDFRDKPLVDPKYFSDPEGHDLRVMLAGIRKAREIMSQPAMAEWAGRELAPGVEATTDEQLTEYIYQTHNTVYHPVGTVRMGPVDDEMSPLDPQLRVKGVSGLRVVDASAMPEIVTVNPNITVMMMGEKCAEMIRSGN; from the coding sequence TTGCACACTACACACTCCTTTGATTACGTCGTCGTGGGCGGCGGCTCGGCTGGCGCTGCCGTCGCGGCACGCCTGAGCGAAGACCCCAGCGTGACGGTCGGCCTCCTTGAGGCTGGCCCGCACGACGCCGACGAGCAGGTCGTTTTGCAGCTTGACCGCTGGATGGAGCTGCTCGAATCGGGGTTCGATTGGGACTACCCGATTGAGCCGCAGCAGACCGGCAACTCGTTTATGCGTCACTCACGCGCCAAGGTGCTGGGCGGCTGCTCGTCACACAACTCGTGCATCGCGTTTTGGACGCCGCGTGAGGATCTCGACGAGTGGGCCGAGAAGTTCGGCGCCACCGGGTGGAGCGCGAACGAGACGTTCCCGCTCATCACAAAGCTCGAAACCAACGAAGATGACGGCCCACTGCACGGCAAGAGTGGCCCCGTCAACCTGATGAACGTACCGCAGAAAGACGCGTGCGGTGTGGCGCTGCTCGATGCGTGCGAGCAGGCCGGTATCCCCCGCGCCCAGTTCAACACCGGCGAAACCGTGATCAACGGCGCCAACTTCTTCCAGGTGAACCGGCTGCCCAACGGCACTCGAGGTTCGTCGTCGGTGTCGTATTTGCACCCGATCCGGGATCGCGAGAATTTGACGGTCTTGACCGGGGTGCACGTTAAGCAGCTCGAGTTCGATAGTGAGAATCGCTGCACCGGCGCGCTGATGCTCGATAACGCGTTTGGGCGGGCTTCGCGGGTGACCGCGGCCCGCGAGGTGATCGTGTCTGCCGGGGCGATTAATACTCCGCAGCTGCTGATGCTCTCGGGCATTGGGCCGCGCGAGCACCTCGAAGAGGTCGGCATTGAGGTGCGGGTCGATAGCCCGGGCGTCGGCTCGAATCTGCAGGATCACCCCGAGGGCGTCGTGCAGTGGGAAGCGAAGCAGCAGATGCCGCGCGATTCGACGCAGTGGTGGGAGATTGGGGTGTTTGCCCCGACCGAGGAGGGCCTTGATCGCCCCGATCTCATGATGCACTACGGTTCGGTGCCGTTCGATATGCACACGTATCGCGCCGGCTACCCCACCGCCGATGAGATGATCTGCCTCACTCCCAATGTCACGCACGCCAGGTCGCGCGGCACGGTGCGGCTGCGGTCGATCGATTTTCGCGACAAGCCCCTCGTTGATCCGAAGTACTTCTCTGACCCCGAGGGTCACGATCTGCGAGTCATGCTCGCCGGTATCCGCAAGGCCCGCGAGATCATGTCGCAGCCCGCGATGGCCGAGTGGGCGGGGCGCGAGCTCGCTCCCGGTGTCGAGGCGACGACCGATGAGCAGCTCACCGAGTACATCTACCAAACGCACAACACGGTCTACCACCCGGTGGGCACGGTGCGCATGGGGCCGGTCGACGATGAGATGTCGCCGCTTGATCCGCAGCTGCGGGTGAAGGGTGTCTCGGGGCTGCGCGTCGTCGATGCGTCGGCCATGCCTGAGATCGTCACGGTGAACCCCAACATCACGGTCATGATGATGGGCGAGAAGTGCGCTGAGATGATTCGCTCGGGCAACTAG